Proteins encoded within one genomic window of Polaribacter sp. NJDZ03:
- a CDS encoding NAD-dependent succinate-semialdehyde dehydrogenase, with protein sequence MKTQNFGYKKLYIDGQLVDAVSGEREDVICPATGEVIAQVAKAGKADAEKALISSQKGFKYWSKLSLIERTVWMLKLRDAILEKSDELRNAMVHEMGKTYVGSEEDILRLTESLEWYPNAMKNLREEQIPDYDGTHTHKMISKPAGVAIAYLAWNFPLLNVGYKIGPALASGCSLIIKPSSLSPLSAYMVGEILESINFPAGVVTILAGSSSEVATPMTTSKIPAVITMIGSTQTGQRIIADSTTSIKKLGMELGGNAPFIVFEDADLELALDLAIGLKFGNTGQICVAANRIFVHKNIYDKFLKEYVKRASALKIGFGTKENPDVFMGPLASRGSRDRMFTLIEDAVSKGAKLEYGGGIPEGLPEGGNWMQPTIISGTTTEMKLFREETFGPIAGVMSFDTDDEVLELANDTEFGLASYIFTNNNKRIERFTEDLEFGEIQINGVKYAIYLPHGGFKNSGIGHDCSHLALDDYLVKKRITSAL encoded by the coding sequence ATGAAGACTCAAAACTTCGGATATAAAAAATTATACATTGATGGTCAGTTAGTAGATGCTGTTAGTGGAGAAAGAGAAGATGTTATTTGCCCAGCAACAGGAGAAGTAATTGCTCAGGTTGCAAAAGCAGGAAAAGCAGATGCAGAAAAAGCATTGATCTCATCACAAAAAGGTTTTAAATATTGGTCTAAACTTTCTTTAATAGAAAGAACCGTTTGGATGTTAAAATTGCGTGATGCAATTTTAGAAAAATCAGATGAGTTAAGAAATGCAATGGTGCATGAAATGGGGAAAACCTATGTAGGTTCTGAAGAAGATATATTAAGACTTACAGAGTCATTAGAATGGTACCCAAATGCCATGAAAAATTTAAGAGAAGAGCAAATTCCTGATTATGATGGTACGCATACTCATAAAATGATTTCTAAACCAGCAGGAGTTGCTATTGCTTATTTAGCATGGAATTTTCCGTTATTAAATGTTGGTTATAAAATAGGACCGGCATTAGCTTCTGGATGTTCTTTAATTATTAAACCATCTAGTTTATCACCTTTATCCGCATATATGGTAGGTGAAATTTTAGAAAGCATCAATTTTCCAGCTGGTGTGGTTACCATTTTAGCAGGTTCTAGTAGCGAAGTGGCAACACCAATGACTACCAGTAAAATTCCTGCAGTAATTACCATGATTGGTTCTACGCAAACAGGACAAAGAATCATTGCTGATAGTACAACTTCTATCAAAAAATTAGGAATGGAATTAGGAGGAAATGCTCCTTTTATTGTTTTTGAAGATGCAGATTTAGAGTTGGCTTTAGATTTGGCAATCGGATTAAAATTTGGAAATACAGGTCAGATTTGTGTGGCTGCAAACAGAATTTTCGTTCATAAAAATATCTATGACAAATTCTTAAAGGAATATGTAAAAAGAGCATCCGCATTAAAAATAGGTTTTGGTACTAAAGAAAATCCAGACGTATTTATGGGGCCTTTGGCTTCTAGAGGATCTAGAGATAGAATGTTTACGTTGATAGAAGATGCAGTAAGTAAAGGAGCAAAATTAGAATATGGAGGAGGAATTCCTGAAGGCTTACCAGAAGGAGGAAACTGGATGCAACCAACCATTATTTCTGGTACTACAACGGAAATGAAATTGTTTAGAGAAGAAACTTTTGGACCTATTGCAGGTGTAATGTCTTTTGATACGGATGATGAAGTTTTAGAATTAGCAAACGATACCGAATTTGGTTTAGCTTCTTATATTTTTACAAACAATAACAAGAGAATAGAAAGATTTACAGAAGATTTAGAGTTTGGAGAAATTCAAATCAATGGTGTAAAATATGCTATTTATTTACCACACGGTGGATTTAAAAATAGTGGAATTGGACATGATTGTTCACACCTTGCTTTAGATGATTATTTAGTTAAGAAACGTATTACATCAGCACTATAA
- a CDS encoding HpcH/HpaI aldolase/citrate lyase family protein encodes MAKNLLQASLKEGKTLYGPFCKVQDPAMVEIAALGGFDFVIIDMEHGPYSIESTQNMIRAAEARGITPVVRVTENSETLILRTLDIGVKCIQVPQICTKADAERLVKSTKFYPKGERGMCRYVRAAEYTNISAADHFGKANNDITTIIHIEGMEGINNLEEIVQVDGIDVIFLGPYDLSQSCGVPGLVNDPKVVDAMKGAVETAKKYGKFVGTFTETPEKAKMWKDIGVQYISYAVDVGLVMNTFKEITAQLKA; translated from the coding sequence ATGGCGAAAAATTTATTACAAGCTAGTTTAAAGGAGGGTAAAACACTTTACGGTCCTTTTTGTAAAGTACAAGATCCTGCAATGGTAGAAATTGCTGCTTTAGGAGGTTTCGATTTTGTTATTATAGATATGGAGCATGGTCCTTATAGCATAGAATCTACTCAGAATATGATTAGAGCTGCAGAAGCTAGAGGAATTACACCTGTTGTAAGAGTTACAGAAAATTCTGAAACTTTAATTCTAAGAACTTTAGATATTGGAGTTAAATGCATTCAGGTTCCGCAAATATGTACAAAAGCAGATGCGGAAAGATTGGTGAAGTCTACCAAGTTTTATCCGAAAGGAGAAAGAGGTATGTGCAGATATGTAAGAGCAGCAGAGTATACAAATATTAGTGCAGCAGATCATTTTGGAAAAGCAAATAATGATATTACTACCATTATTCACATAGAAGGAATGGAGGGTATTAATAACTTAGAAGAAATTGTACAAGTAGATGGTATTGATGTGATCTTTTTAGGTCCTTATGATTTATCTCAATCTTGTGGTGTTCCTGGTTTAGTTAATGACCCTAAAGTAGTAGATGCTATGAAAGGCGCTGTAGAAACTGCTAAAAAATACGGTAAGTTTGTAGGTACTTTTACAGAAACACCAGAAAAAGCAAAAATGTGGAAAGATATTGGCGTACAATATATTTCTTATGCGGTAGATGTTGGTTTAGTAATGAATACTTTTAAAGAAATTACTGCACAACTTAAAGCTTAA
- a CDS encoding T9SS type A sorting domain-containing protein — MKKNYFKILFMAAVLFTTIKIAAQQGPTHYQFTADAQSWVKGYGPGTVSWDDGTTTPSSDGALTLDRTEAGTTNNNANIRRGQGGDDAFIVFDADVYNYIKVKVYNETEAINVQVQGKFRPAGTTDEPSSIDTQNNNGVLLAKFAGGFQTIYLDVSAITGEVTTLDILFRAGSALTDPSGAKLYIDEIEFLTELPPSTYSEFIKNPSFDDAVGSYTFRGNTTQLGRELSTDFAKDGTKSFKSTFTKDQDAQFWYFNDFSQPYAAGIITDGKQAKVTMWVRSTRTAPISISVRLKTTNAAGGDSKVATGWPTASFSTSGTADTWEELTFTIPLPQDHTDPASEIRNIEMWLGYINNEENVALNGVAGDVVYFDQMTAVIEDAPTAGVSSQQLENVNMYPNPVENKLFINSKETLNKVEIFNLLGKKVLSTTNTKSIDVSSLSKSVYLVKISSDKGISTKKLVKN, encoded by the coding sequence ATGAAAAAAAATTACTTTAAAATTTTATTTATGGCTGCAGTCCTTTTTACTACCATAAAAATAGCTGCACAACAAGGACCTACACATTATCAATTTACAGCCGATGCTCAATCTTGGGTCAAAGGCTATGGTCCCGGAACAGTATCTTGGGATGATGGAACTACTACACCTTCTTCTGATGGGGCACTAACTTTAGACAGAACTGAAGCTGGTACAACAAATAACAATGCCAATATTAGAAGAGGACAAGGTGGAGATGATGCTTTTATTGTATTCGATGCAGACGTTTACAACTACATTAAAGTTAAAGTTTATAACGAAACAGAGGCTATAAATGTACAAGTACAAGGAAAGTTTAGACCCGCAGGAACAACAGATGAACCTTCTAGCATTGATACTCAAAATAATAATGGCGTATTGTTAGCTAAATTTGCTGGTGGATTTCAAACAATATATTTAGATGTGTCTGCTATTACAGGAGAGGTTACTACATTAGATATATTATTTAGAGCTGGTAGTGCTTTAACAGACCCATCAGGAGCTAAATTATATATTGATGAAATTGAATTTTTAACAGAATTACCTCCTTCTACATATTCTGAATTTATTAAAAACCCTAGTTTTGACGATGCTGTAGGAAGCTATACTTTTAGGGGAAATACAACTCAATTAGGTAGAGAATTATCTACAGATTTTGCTAAAGATGGAACCAAAAGTTTTAAAAGTACTTTTACTAAAGATCAAGATGCTCAGTTTTGGTACTTTAATGATTTTTCACAGCCTTATGCTGCTGGAATTATTACTGACGGAAAACAAGCCAAGGTAACAATGTGGGTAAGATCTACTAGAACAGCACCTATAAGTATTTCAGTAAGATTAAAAACTACAAATGCTGCAGGAGGAGACTCTAAAGTAGCTACAGGTTGGCCAACAGCTTCTTTTAGCACCAGTGGAACAGCAGATACTTGGGAAGAATTAACTTTTACAATTCCTCTTCCTCAAGACCATACAGATCCAGCTTCAGAAATACGTAATATAGAAATGTGGCTAGGTTATATAAATAACGAAGAAAATGTAGCTTTAAACGGTGTAGCTGGAGACGTTGTTTACTTTGACCAAATGACTGCAGTTATTGAAGATGCTCCAACAGCAGGTGTGAGTTCTCAACAATTAGAAAATGTAAACATGTATCCAAACCCTGTAGAAAATAAATTATTTATTAATTCTAAAGAAACGCTTAATAAAGTTGAAATCTTTAACTTATTAGGTAAAAAAGTACTTTCTACAACAAATACAAAATCTATTGATGTTTCTTCTTTAAGCAAGTCTGTTTATTTAGTTAAAATATCTTCAGACAAAGGAATTTCTACAAAGAAATTAGTTAAAAACTAA